A genomic stretch from Pontibacter liquoris includes:
- a CDS encoding DUF4230 domain-containing protein: MPLLRFLLKLLPWILVLTAGLYIWRTVKDFLKEPEAKKAPEVVVNYNTILTSVEELGRMELVRYNFKDVVEYEKNVSRFVPNSKLVLIVAGEAVGCLDFSKITQSDIQFLGDSLVQVALPAPQICYYKVDHSKSKVFSKENTYFQDAELVEEAYRYAEQNVKKAALNSGILRQTQVNAEKILKPMLEEITGKRVVLVPHRRIQNPALPPKR, translated from the coding sequence ATGCCCTTACTCCGTTTCCTGCTCAAGCTGCTTCCCTGGATACTTGTACTTACTGCCGGCCTCTACATCTGGCGCACCGTGAAAGATTTTTTGAAAGAACCCGAAGCGAAGAAGGCGCCCGAAGTGGTGGTGAACTATAACACGATCCTCACTTCGGTGGAGGAACTGGGGCGTATGGAGCTGGTGCGCTATAATTTTAAGGATGTGGTGGAGTATGAAAAGAATGTGTCGCGGTTTGTGCCCAACTCTAAATTAGTGCTGATCGTGGCCGGAGAGGCGGTGGGCTGCCTGGACTTTTCTAAAATAACCCAATCCGATATCCAGTTCCTGGGCGACTCGCTGGTGCAGGTAGCCCTGCCCGCGCCGCAGATCTGTTACTACAAAGTAGACCACAGCAAATCGAAGGTCTTCAGCAAAGAAAATACCTATTTCCAGGATGCCGAACTGGTAGAAGAAGCGTACCGCTATGCCGAGCAGAACGTGAAAAAGGCCGCCCTGAATTCGGGCATCCTGCGGCAAACACAGGTAAATGCCGAGAAAATTCTAAAGCCTATGCTGGAAGAGATAACCGGCAAGCGCGTGGTGCTGGTGCCGCATCGCCGCATCCAGAACCCGGCGCTGCCGCCGAAACGCTAG
- a CDS encoding DUF4834 family protein encodes MIKFIFTTLLIIFIMRTIAPVLFRWLLGAFVKKSMRNGTFFYPNQQQQQRPYQEPGRSNGQPNGRSTGHVKIDYIPDQPGQRHFDGGEYVDYEEVK; translated from the coding sequence ATGATCAAATTCATATTCACCACACTCCTCATTATCTTTATTATGCGCACCATTGCGCCGGTACTTTTCCGCTGGCTGCTGGGGGCTTTTGTGAAAAAAAGCATGCGCAACGGCACCTTCTTTTATCCCAACCAGCAACAGCAGCAGCGCCCCTACCAGGAGCCTGGCCGAAGCAACGGGCAGCCCAACGGCCGCAGCACGGGCCACGTCAAAATCGATTACATTCCGGACCAGCCGGGGCAGCGGCATTTCGATGGCGGCGAGTACGTGGATTATGAAGAAGTAAAATAA
- a CDS encoding YfhO family protein gives MTTTLNFRRDVLPHIVAVVIFLLLTAVYFAPVLFENKGMSQHDIQQFQGGAKEIQDYRDKTGEEALWTNSMFSGMPSYLINTHYSGDWSGAIHSVLTLDMPALAGNIFITLLCAYILLVALGMSPWLATIGAIAFGFSSYNIIILEAGHNTKSLSIAYIPMVLAGMLVALRRNVWLGAALFALGLALNLHFNHLQMTYYMLLLVLVFAVVEIIFAFKNGTLADLLKRGAVLLVAAILAVGVNFGRLYTTAEYSQYSIRGKSELTTKNSGDKTSSGLDRGYAFNWSYGVGETITLLIPDFYGGSSSASLGTDSETYNAFLKMGAAPAQAEQIISQGLPLYWGPQPMTSGPVYVGAIICFLFVLGIFIVDRRWTSWLVAATILSVVLAWGKNFEAFNYFMFDHFPAYNKFRAVSSALVIAQITMPLLAMLALWKLLKEKGHIQDLEKKLLLSGGITAGICLLVWLFAGMASFTSATDLQLVQAQFPIDAIRADREGLMRSDALRSLVFIVLAAGVLYFYLKNKLSATVVMAAIGVLVLVDLWSVDKRYLNNSDFQAQVVATHFAPTKADQAILQDKDPSYRVLYLPNPFNDARSSYFHKSIGGYHGAKLRRYQDVIDSVMSNELQALINTFQNNPTSESVALALQNAPVLNMLNTRYIIYNDEAAPLKNPAALGNAWFVEDVRKVNTPDEALLALRNFDPSTTAIVEAPKFQVPATSFSPGSSTIKLTAYSPNELTYEANAIGNELAVFSEIYYAEGWQAYLDGHPVDHIRVNYLLRALPVPAGKHTIRFEFAPNSYTLGNTISMISSVLLLLVIIGAVVYVVKRHPQAAPAEV, from the coding sequence ATGACAACTACGCTCAATTTCAGGCGCGATGTGTTGCCGCACATCGTGGCGGTCGTGATTTTCCTGCTTTTAACGGCAGTATACTTTGCCCCGGTGCTCTTCGAAAACAAAGGCATGTCGCAGCACGACATCCAGCAGTTTCAGGGGGGCGCCAAAGAGATACAGGACTACCGCGACAAAACCGGCGAGGAAGCCCTCTGGACCAATTCCATGTTCAGCGGCATGCCCTCTTACCTCATCAACACGCACTATTCCGGCGACTGGTCGGGGGCCATCCACTCTGTTTTAACCCTGGATATGCCTGCGCTAGCCGGCAATATCTTTATCACACTACTCTGTGCTTACATCCTTTTGGTGGCCTTAGGCATGAGCCCGTGGCTGGCGACCATCGGGGCTATTGCCTTTGGGTTCAGCTCCTACAACATTATTATCCTGGAGGCAGGGCACAACACCAAATCCCTTTCCATTGCTTACATCCCGATGGTGCTAGCCGGCATGCTGGTCGCGCTGCGGCGCAATGTATGGCTGGGCGCTGCCCTCTTTGCACTGGGTCTCGCGCTAAACCTGCACTTCAACCATCTGCAGATGACCTACTACATGCTGCTGCTGGTGCTGGTGTTTGCTGTGGTAGAGATCATCTTTGCTTTTAAGAACGGCACTCTAGCCGACCTGCTGAAGCGGGGGGCGGTGCTGCTGGTAGCTGCCATTCTGGCGGTGGGCGTCAACTTTGGCCGTTTGTATACCACTGCCGAATACAGCCAGTACAGCATCCGCGGAAAATCGGAGCTTACCACCAAAAACAGCGGCGATAAAACCAGCAGTGGCTTGGACCGCGGATATGCTTTTAACTGGAGCTACGGCGTAGGTGAAACCATCACCCTGCTGATCCCGGATTTTTACGGCGGCAGCAGCTCAGCCTCCCTCGGCACCGACTCCGAAACCTATAATGCCTTTCTGAAGATGGGTGCTGCACCGGCCCAGGCCGAGCAGATCATCAGCCAGGGCTTGCCGTTATATTGGGGGCCGCAGCCCATGACCAGCGGACCGGTATACGTAGGCGCCATCATCTGCTTTTTGTTTGTTCTGGGCATCTTTATCGTCGATCGCCGCTGGACGAGCTGGCTGGTAGCTGCTACTATTCTTTCGGTTGTGCTGGCCTGGGGCAAGAACTTCGAGGCGTTCAACTATTTCATGTTCGACCACTTTCCGGCCTATAATAAATTCCGGGCGGTTTCTTCGGCGCTGGTTATTGCGCAGATCACTATGCCGCTGCTGGCTATGCTGGCCCTCTGGAAACTGCTCAAAGAAAAAGGACACATACAGGACCTGGAGAAAAAACTGCTGCTTTCGGGCGGTATTACAGCCGGTATCTGCCTGCTGGTATGGCTATTTGCGGGCATGGCCAGCTTCACCTCGGCTACCGACCTGCAACTGGTGCAGGCGCAATTCCCGATCGATGCCATCCGTGCCGACCGCGAAGGCCTGATGCGCTCTGATGCACTCCGCTCGCTGGTGTTTATCGTGCTGGCGGCAGGCGTGCTATACTTCTATCTGAAAAATAAACTAAGCGCCACGGTGGTGATGGCGGCTATTGGCGTGCTGGTACTCGTGGATCTCTGGTCGGTGGACAAGCGCTACCTGAACAACAGCGATTTCCAGGCCCAGGTGGTCGCCACGCATTTTGCCCCTACCAAAGCCGACCAGGCCATCTTACAGGACAAAGACCCGAGCTACCGGGTGCTCTACCTGCCAAACCCGTTTAACGATGCGCGCTCGTCTTATTTCCACAAATCCATTGGTGGTTACCATGGTGCCAAGTTGCGCCGTTACCAGGACGTGATTGACAGCGTGATGAGCAACGAACTGCAAGCCCTAATCAACACGTTCCAGAATAATCCGACATCCGAATCGGTTGCGCTGGCGCTGCAGAATGCCCCGGTGCTGAACATGCTCAACACGCGCTACATTATTTACAACGATGAAGCCGCGCCGCTGAAGAACCCGGCGGCGTTGGGCAATGCCTGGTTTGTGGAAGATGTGCGCAAGGTGAACACGCCGGATGAGGCGCTGCTTGCCCTCCGCAATTTTGATCCGTCCACCACCGCGATTGTAGAAGCTCCGAAATTCCAGGTACCGGCTACTTCCTTCAGCCCGGGCAGCTCTACCATTAAGCTAACTGCTTACAGTCCCAATGAGCTGACCTATGAGGCAAATGCTATCGGAAATGAACTGGCGGTGTTCTCTGAGATCTACTATGCCGAAGGCTGGCAGGCGTACCTGGACGGCCACCCGGTCGATCATATCCGGGTGAACTACCTGTTGCGGGCCTTGCCGGTACCGGCGGGCAAGCATACCATCCGGTTCGAATTTGCACCTAATTCATACACCCTAGGCAATACCATTTCCATGATTTCGTCTGTTCTGCTGTTGCTGGTGATCATCGGGGCCGTGGTATATGTTGTAAAGCGACACCCCCAGGCAGCGCCAGCCGAAGTATAG
- a CDS encoding 1-aminocyclopropane-1-carboxylate deaminase/D-cysteine desulfhydrase: MEAPLQQLYDPLLQAQEITLWLKREDLLHPHISGNKWRKLTYNLQEAKRLQHHALLTFGGAYSNHIAATAAAGKEYGFQTIGIIRGEEHLPLNPTLAFATSCGMQLHYISREAYKQKDDPAFLEQLRQQYKQPYILPEGGTNLLAVKGCTEIVQDIAVDYDYVCCAAGTGGTAAGLIAALAGEKQVLVFPALKGGEFLQPEIEELVLQYSGRTYSNWQLVTAYHFGGYAKVKPELLAFIQGFQQQHHIPLEPIYTGKMLYGLFDMIRQGYFPKGSRVVAVHTGGLQGNAGFKERLGLQV; this comes from the coding sequence ATGGAGGCACCGCTGCAACAACTTTACGACCCGCTGCTGCAAGCGCAGGAAATTACGCTTTGGCTGAAGCGCGAAGACCTGCTGCACCCGCATATTTCGGGCAATAAGTGGCGCAAGCTCACCTATAACCTGCAGGAGGCAAAACGGCTTCAACACCATGCCTTGCTTACCTTCGGCGGGGCTTACTCCAACCACATTGCCGCCACGGCAGCCGCCGGAAAGGAATATGGCTTCCAGACGATCGGCATCATCCGGGGTGAAGAACACCTGCCCCTGAACCCGACGCTGGCCTTTGCCACTTCCTGCGGCATGCAGCTGCACTACATCAGCCGGGAAGCGTATAAGCAGAAAGATGATCCGGCTTTTCTGGAACAACTACGGCAGCAGTATAAGCAGCCCTACATACTTCCCGAAGGCGGCACGAACCTGCTGGCCGTAAAAGGCTGCACCGAAATCGTGCAGGACATAGCGGTGGACTATGATTACGTATGCTGCGCAGCAGGCACGGGCGGCACCGCGGCAGGCCTAATTGCCGCGTTGGCAGGAGAGAAGCAGGTGCTGGTATTCCCGGCGCTGAAAGGCGGCGAGTTTCTGCAGCCGGAGATCGAAGAACTGGTTTTACAGTACAGCGGCCGCACATATAGCAACTGGCAATTAGTTACGGCATATCATTTTGGCGGCTATGCCAAAGTAAAGCCGGAACTACTCGCGTTTATCCAGGGCTTTCAGCAGCAGCACCACATCCCGTTGGAGCCCATCTATACCGGTAAGATGCTGTATGGCCTGTTCGACATGATCCGGCAGGGGTATTTCCCGAAAGGGAGCCGAGTGGTGGCCGTGCATACGGGTGGGTTGCAGGGCAATGCCGGTTTTAAAGAACGGCTGGGGCTGCAAGTATGA